GTCGCCCAGGTTGTCGCCCGTGCGCTCGGGCGGATCGAAGTAGCCCGCCTTCGCGTTCCCCTGGACCGCCGCGACGCGCAGGCCCCCCTCGATCGCGATCGGCCAGGCCGGCGCCGCCACGAGACCCGTCGCCACCGCGGCGACGAGCGTCGCCCGGACCAGTCGCGACACCCGCACCTCCTCGATGGCCTCGAGCGCGACCGCCGCGAGCCAGACGAGCAGGAACGAGACCCCCGCGACGCCCACGAGCGAGAACAGGCCGGCGATCGGGCTCTCCGACTGCGACAGCGCGACTCGCCCCCAGGCGAAGCCGCCGTACGGCCACACGCTCGCCACGCCCTCCCGCAGCGTCCAGAGCCCTGCGACGACCGCGGGCAGGAAGAGCAGGCGCGCGAGGATGCCGGGCCAGACCCGCGGGATCCAGCGGTACGCGAGCGCGATGAGGACCGTTCCGCCACCCCACCAGAGCGACATGAGCGTCGTGAGCGCCATCCACGGCACGACGCCGAGGAACTCGGTCGCCCAGTGGATGTGCACCCCGTAGAAAGACCAGCCGAAGAGCGAGCCGACGAGCATCGCGCCGCCGAGGCGGCGGCCCTTCGCGATCACGAGGGCCACGAGGATAGAAGGCACGGCGAGAGCCCAGACGTCGCGGTCGGGGAAGGCCGCATCCAGCAGGATGCCGCCCGCCACGGCCGCCAGGCACGCCGCCCAGAGCGGCAGCGAGTGCTGCGGCGCCGTGCGCGGGGTCATGCGACCGTCGAATCCGCGACAATGCCGCGACGGATCGAGTCGATCGCGAGCCGCGCGGTCCGGCCGAGCTCGCCGTCGGCGACGATCGAGACCTGATCGAGCAGGTCGACGGCCTGCTTCATCCAGCGCACGAAGTCGCCGGCCGCGAGGTCCGCATCCCGGAGCACGCTGTCGAGTCGGGCGCCGCCCGCCCAGCGGAAGGTCGCGAGGGCGAGACCGGCGGCGGGCTGGTCGCGGCCCTGGAGGCGGTGCTCCTCCTCGAGGTCGCTGAGCTCCGCCCAGATGAGCTCGGTCTGCTCGAAGGCGGGCCGGAAGCGCCCCTTCGGGAGCCCGCCCTCCCCCGCGCCGCGATCCTCCCGACGCGGCTCGAAGACGAGCGACACCGCGATCGCGGCGAGTGCGGGCGCGTCCAGGCCGGTCCACGCGCCGCGCCGGAGGCACTCGGCGACGAGGAGGTCGCGCTCGCCGTAGATGCGGCGCAGCGTGCGTCCCGGGGCCGCGACCTCGAGGCCGTGCTCGCCTGAGGCGAGATAGCCGAGCTCGAGCAGCACCTCCGACACGCGGTCGAAGACCTTCGCGATGACGCCCGTGCGCCCCCGGATCTGCCGCGAGATCTGGTCGGTCTCGCGCTTGAGCCGCCACCAGCGCTCCGCCCAGCGCGCGTGCGCCTCCCGGTCGCTGCACGAGTGGCAGGGGTGCTGCCGCATGCGCTTGCGCAGCTCCGTCATGTGGCGCTGGCGGCGATCCCGCTCCCCCCGGCCCGCCTGATCCTGCTTGCCGGTCTTGCGCTCGAGATCGGTCAGCTCTCGTCGGATGCCGGCATACTCGGCGAAGTCGCCCAGGTGGCAGCGCATCGCCTCCGCGTAGCCGTCGAGCGACTCCTGCTGGCTCCGGACCTTCCGCGCGAGGTCGACGACCGCACGGTCCGCCTGGAACTGCGCGAAGGAGGACTCGAGGATCTCGCGCGTGCGATCGCGGCCGAACTGCTCGATCAGGTTGACCGCCATGTTGTAGGTCGGCCGGAAGCTCGAGTTGAGCGGGTAGCTCCGGCGGCTCGCGAGGGAGGCGACCGCCTGCGGGTCGAGGCCGGTCGACCACTGGATGACGGAGTGGCCTTCGACGTCGATGCCGCGACGGCCCGCGCGGCCGGTGAGCTGCGTGTACTCCCCCGGTGTGATGGGGACGCGGGCCTCGCCGTTGAACTTCTCGAGCTTCTCGAGCACGACGGTGCGAGCCGGCATGTTGATCCCGAGTGCGAGCGTCTCGGTCGCGAACACGACCTTGAGCAGCTTGCGCTGGAAGAGCTCCTCGACGACCTCCTTGAAGGCGGGGAGGAGGCCCGCGTGGTGCGAGGCGACGCCGCGCTCGAGGCCCTCGAGCCAGTCCCAGTAGCCGAGGACGCCGAGATCCTCGTCGCGGATCGCGCGGCAGCGCTCCTCCGCGATCTCGCGGATCTCCTCGCGCTCCCAGGCCTGCGTCAGCACCACGCCGGAGCGCAGCACCTGCGTCACGGCCGACTCGCAGCCGATCCGGCTGAAGACGAAGAAGATCGCGGGCAGCAGGTTCCGGTCGTCGAGCATGCGCACGACCTCGGCGCGGTCCATCCGGTCGGCGTTGCGGAAGTCGCGCCGGCCGGTGTCCTTGTGGTGGATGCGGCGGAGGTCGCCGCCCGCGCGCCCCCGGATCTGGCGTCCGCCCGCCGCGGCCAGCCGCGCGAGCTCCGGGTTCACGCGGTTCGTCGCCGCCTGGCCCGAGGAGTCGAAGAGGTCGAGCATCTTCGAGCGCACGAGCACGTGCTGGTCGAGCGGCACCGGCCGCTCCTCGCTCACGATGACGTCCGTGTCGCCGCGGACGGCCTGCAGCCAGTCGCCGAACTCCTCCGCGTTCGACACCGTCGCAGAGAGCGACACCATGCGCACCTGCTGCGGGAGGTGGATGATGACCTCCTCCCAGACGGCGCCGCGGAAGCGGTCGGCCAGGAAGTGGACCTCGTCGAGCACGACGTAGCGCAGGTCGCGCAGCAGCGGCGAGTCCGCGTAGAGCATGTTGCGGAGCACCTCGGTGGTCATGACGACGATGCGCGCCGAGCTGTTGATGTTGCTGTCGCCCGTGAGGAGGCCGACCTCATCGGCCCCGTACTCGCGCTGCAGCTCCTGGAACTTCTGGTTCGAGAGCGCCTTCATCGGCGTCGTGTAGAAGACCTTGTCGCGCGGCGCGAACATCGCGAGGTACACCGCGAACTCGGCGACGACCGTCTTGCCGGCGCCCGTCGGCGCCGCGACGAGGACGCTCCGCCCCTCCTCGAGGGTCTGGCAGGCCGCGAGCTGGTACGGGTCGAGGTCGTAGGCGAGCCCCACCCGGAAGGCCTCGAGACGCGGCGACCCCCGTCGAGCCCGGGATGCCGCGTAGCGCTCCGAGGGCGAGGGTCGCGCGGCCTCGCGCGCGCTCACGCCTCCGCCGCCAGCGAGGCGTCGATGCGCTCGGCGCGGCGGGCGACCGCCTTGTCGTGGAAGTAAGCCACGAAGTAGGCCGCGAAGTAGAGCGCCACCATCGGGATGGCGAGCATGAACATCGACACGATGTCGGCCGCGGGGGTCGCGGTGGCGGTGAAGAGCGTGATCGTCAGGATCGCCCAGCGCCAGCCCTTGATGATCCCGGCCGCCGAGAGCACGCCCATGAAGTTGAGCAGCACGAGGAAGACGGGGAGCACGAAGGCGACGCCCGTCGCGAGCACGAGCTTGAGGATGAAGTCGATGAAGTACTTCGCGTCGTAGTAGCTCGTGCCGCCCTCCGGGACGAAGGTGTTCATGAGCTCGACGATGTGGGGCATGACGAGGAACCCGGCGGCGCAGCCGCTGAGGAACAGCGGGACGGCGGAGAAGAAGAAGCCGAAGGTGAAGCGCTTCTCGCGGCGGCTGAGCCCCGGCACGAGGAACGCGAAGATCTGGTAGAGCCAGAACGGGCTCGAGATGACGATGCCGACCGTGAGCGCGATCTGGAAGCGGATGTCGAAGGCCGTCGCGATGCCGGCGTAGTTGACCGAGACCTGGCCGGTCTTCGCGTCCTCGATCACGCTGATGGGCGTCGACAGGTACGCCCACACGAGATCGAAGAGGAGGAAGCCGGCGACCGTGCCGACGACGACCGCGATGGCAGAGCGGAACAGCCGCTTCCGGAGCTCGACGAGGTGCGCGCCGAGCGACATCCGGCCTTCCGGGTTCCGCGCCCTCCGCTGGAAGCGCGTGGCCATCGAGCTCAGCTTCGGTCGGTGCCCGGGCTCGAGGCCCCGGTGTCCCGCGCGGCGGAATCGCGCGCGGCGGCGGTGGTGCCGGCCTCGTTCCGCGTGACCCCGTCGGCCGTGCCCTCGGCCGTCTCCTCGCCCTTGTCGTCCTTCATGCTCTTGATCTCGCTGCGGAAGATCCGGGTCGACTGCCCGAGGCTCCGCGCGAGGGCCGGCAGCCGGGTCGCGCCGAACAGGAGCAGGATCACGAGCAGGACGACGACCAGATGCCATCCGGTGAAGGTGTTGCCGAAGATTCCCATGGTTCCGTTCCTGTCGTCGAGCGGTTCCCGCAGTCTACCCCAGCACCTCGGCGCGGGCCCGGAGCCGGCGGGGAGTCAGCGGTACTGGGCGAGCGCCCGCTCGGCCCAGTCGCGGACGGCGGTCCGCGCGTCCGCGGGCTCGACGACCCTGGCCGAGCCCGGCATCCCGGCGACGAGGCGCGTCAGCGCGCCGAGATGCGAGATCGGGAAGTCGACCCGCGCGCGCTCCCCCAGAGGCGTCGCGGCCGCGCCGTCGGGGAGGTAGTCCTCGATGAGCGGGAGGGCGGCGGCGCTGAGCTCGAGCGTCACGGGGATGTCCTCGGGCGCGCCCGTGAACAGCGTCTCGGGCAGGGCGAGCTCGGAGGGCTGGTGCCGGATGGGCTCCTCGACGACGACGAGCTCCGAGATGCGGTCGATCCGGAAGGTGCGCAGGGCCGTGCGCAGGTGGCACCAGCCGCGCAGGTACCAGTCCGCGTCCACGCTCTCGAGGCGGAGCGGATCGACCCGGCGTCGCTCTCGGCCGCCGCGGGCGCCGAGGTAGTCGAACTCGAGCTGCACCCCGCGCGCGATCGCGTCGCGGACGGGCGCGAGCGAGGCGTCCGCCGCGGCCTCCTCGACCGCGACCTGGCTCGGGAGTCCGCTCGCACCGCGCGAGAGCTTCGCCATGAGCGAGTCGACCGCTGCCCGGTCCGCGTACTCCGGCAGCGAGGAGAGGTACTGGAGGCCGGCGAGCAGCGCCGCCGCCTCCCGCGCCGAGAAGCGGGGCGCGTCGTCGATCGCGACGAGGTTCGTGATGACGATCTCGTCATCGTCCTCGAAGGCGTCCCACGCGATGTCGAAGAGGTCGGCGTGCTGGTAGGACGAGGTGTCACCGGGCACGCCGCTCACCGCGATGAGCTCGACGGCCTCGCGGATGGCCTTCTCGGTCATCCCGAAGTGCGCCGCGGCGTCGGCGACGCTCACGCGGTGCTGGTCGACCAGCCACGGGACGAGGGCGAGCAGGAACGCGAGCTTGTCGCGCGCCTGGAGGTGCTGCTGCCGTTCAGCCATGATCGGCCGCCGATCGCTCGAGCCGCGCGACGACCGCCTCGACGAGCGCGGGCGGCGACATCACCCGCACCTCGGGGCCGAAGGAGGCGAGCTCGTCGGCGAGGATGTTGAGATCCACGAAGTGGAGGCGCAGCGTGTCCTCGCCGAGCGAGGAGGCGCCGCGGCGCTTCGCGAGGCGGCGGGCGGAATCCGTCTCGGGCACGACGCGGACCTCGGCGATGCCGGCATCCCAGACCCGCTCGAGGCTCTCGAGCGCGCGGGCGCCGTGGTCGCCCGGCCGAGGCGGCGCGGCCCGGCCGAGCGCGACCGGTCCCACGATCCGGCGCAGGAGGAACATCTTCTCGGCGCCCGTGCCGGTCTCCTCGGCGAAGAAGTGCCAGCGCCCCTGGTACTGCACGAGCGCGAGCGGGACGACCTCGCGGTCGCGGGCCCGCTCCTCCCCCGGCTTGAGGTACGGGAAGCGCGTGACGAGATGACGCTCGAGCGCCTGGCTCAGCGGCTCGAAGGCGGCGTCGCGCAGGCGGAGCCGCGGCGCGTAGCCGAGAAGCGGCGTCTCGACCCCGGCGCCCAGGCCGCGGAGCTTGAGGAGCGCGCGCCGCGACTCGGAGGAGATCGAGCCCTCGCGCCACACCATGCCCGCGAGGCCGAGCAGCGCCGTCTCCTCGGCCGAGAAGCGCACATCCGCCGGCAGCTCGTACTCGCCGCGCGGGATCCGGTAGCGCAGCGTCTGGTTGTTGCCCGCGTCGCCGGGGGTCTCGATCGTCTCGAGCGGCACCCCGAGATCCCGGATGTCGTCCTTGTCGCGCTCGAACTGGCGCTCGAGGTTCGCGTTGTCGCCCGACGCCCGGTACTTCTGGCGGTACCCCTGGACGGTCGAGAGGATGTCGTGCTTGGTGAGCCCCGACTCGGTCGCGAGCAGCGCGAGCACGAGGCTGAACAGGCGCTCCTCGACGGGCACGCGCGGCGGCTTCCTCACCGCTCCCTGCTCGTCCTTCGGCACGCTCTCGATCCTAGGCCGCGGGGGCCGGGATCAGCGGACGACGCCGAGGATGTCGACGACGAACACGAGCGTGGAGCCGGGTGCGATCGACCCGGCCTGGCTGTCGCCGTAGCCCTCCTCCGGCGGCACCACGAGCAGCACCTGGGAGCCGACCTTCTGGCCGTCGAGGCCCTTCACGAAACCCGAGATGAGGCCCCCCTGGGTCTCGCCGTCGGAGGCCACGAGGTCGAAGGCGGTCGGGACGCCGCGCTCCCAGGCCGAGTCGAAGGACGTCGGGTCCTGCTCCCAGACCCAGCCGGTGTACTTGACGACGATCTGGTCGCCCTCGGCGACCGCCTGGCCGCCGCCCGCCTTGATGACGGCCGCGTGGAGCTCGCCGTCCGGCGGGGTCGGGGTCGGCAAGGTGATGCCGGGCTGGCCGTCGGGCGCCGTGACGACCGAGGGGAGGCCGGCCTCGGGCAGCTGGTTGAGGCCGTCGGCCTTGCCGAGGTAGCGGTCCACCACGTCGATCACGAAGACGATGGTGGCGTCGTCCTGGACCCCGCTCTGGGAGAGCACGCCCTCGCCGAAGGCCTCGGCCGCGGTCGTCGTGAGCGCGATGCGCGAGCCCTCGGCCGAGCAGACGATCGACTCGTCGATCGAGTTGCTGTCGCCCGCGTCTCGGAACGAGAGCGTGTCACCCTCGTACCCGGTCGAGCCGAGCGGGGTGCCGTCGGCGGCGTAGACGCTGTAGACGACCGAGGCCGAGTCGCCATCGCGCAGCGTGTCGCCGTCGCCCTCGACGAGCACCGAGCGCTGCGAGCCCTCGGTCACGAGCGGGCTCGGGAAGTCGGTCTCCGGGTCCGAGCCGATGCCGCCCTCGGCGGTGACGGTCTCCGAGGCCGCGCCCGGCTGCAGCGGCGCATCGCAGCCGGCCGAGGCGCCGGGACCGGAGGGCGCGCACGCGGCCAGCGAGGTCAGCACGATGGCGGCGGTCAGCAGCGCGGGGATTCTGCGCACGGAGCGTCTCACTTTCGGTGGGGAGCGGAACAATGCTACTGGCTCGGCGGGAGCGGGCCGTCCCCGCCCGGTCGACGCGCGGTCCGCTCGGCCATGCCCTCGGCATCCCGCACGACGCGGCGGAGCCGCTTGTCGCTGCGGGTCCGCTCGCCCAGCGCCCCCGGCGTCCACACCTCGACGTCGGCGTCCTCGTACTCGCTCTTCGAGGCGCGCCGCTTGAGCTCGGGGAGCTCCGCTCCGGGCGCGAGGCGTCGGGCCGTCACGAGGAAGCCCGTGTGGCCGACCATGCGGTGATCGGGCCGCACCGCGAGCCCCTCGACGTGCCAGCCGCGGACGAGCGTCTCGAAGGGGTCCGGATGCGTGTAGCCGCCCGTCCGGCGGATCGCCTCCGTGACGCGCGAGAGCTGGGTCACGGTCGCGACGTAGCAGATGAGGAGGCCGCCGGGCGCGAGGGCCTCCGAGACGGCGTCGATGCACTCCCAGGGCGCGAGCATGTCGAGCACGACCCGGTCGACCGTGCCGGGCTCGGCCGACTGCGGGAGGGTGTCGGCGAGGTCGCCGACCTCGACCGACCAGTTCGCGGGCTCCTCGCCGAGGAAGCTCTCGACGTTCGCACGGGCGATCGTCGCGAACTCCTCGCGGCGCTCGAAGGAGCGCAGCCGCCCCTCCGAGCCGATCGCGCGGAGCAGCCACAGCGAGAGCGCCCCCGAGCCGACGCCCGCCTCGACGACCGAGGCGCCCGGGAAGATGTCCGCCTGCGCGACGATCTGCGCCGCGTCCTTCGGGTACACGATCGCGGCGCCGCGCGGCATCGACATGACGAAGTCGGAGAGGAGCGGGCGGAGCGCGAGATAGCGGTCGCCGTTCGAGCTCTCCACGACGCTGCCGTCGTCGAGGCCGATGAGCGCCTCGTGCTGGAGGACGCCGCGATGCGTGTGGAAGGCCTGCCCGGTCTGGAGCGTGATGGTGTTCATCCGCCCCTTCGGGCCCGTGAGCTGGACCCGGTCGCCGAGCTGGAAGGGGCCGCGCCGCGTGCCGCTCATCGGGCGACCCGGCTCGCCGCGAAGATCTCGGCGAGATCCTCGACCGTGCGCCCCTCGAGGCCGTCCCAGCGGGTGTACGCGGGGCTCTCGGGCAGCGCGACATGGAGCGGCACCGCGAGGGCGACCGCGCCCGAGGCGACCGCCGAGGCGATCCCGGGCTTCGAGTCCTCGATCGCGACGGCATCCCGCGGGTCGATCCCGAGCCGCTCGGCGGCGAGCAGGTAGGGGGCGGGATCGGGCTTGGGCCGCTCGACGTCGTCGCCCGCGACCACGAGGTCGAAGGAGGGGTCGCCCTGGGCGTCCGGGCCGACCGCCTCCGCGACCTCGAGCGCCATGCGGCGCAGCGACATCGTGACGAGCGCCGTCGGGATGCCGACGGCGCGCACCGAGGCGAGGAGCTCGCGGGCGCCCGGCCGCCACGGGACGACCTCGACGACCTGCGCGTGCACGCGGTCGGTCAGGGTGTCGACGATCTCGTCGATCGAGAGCCCGACCCCGCGCGACTGGAAGACGGCCGCCGCGTCGCGCAGCCCGGAGCCGACGAGCTGGAGGCCCTCCTCGGCGCTCCACGTGCCGCCCCACTCGCGCACGAGCTCGCCCTCCGCGCGGATCCAGTAGGGCTCGGTGTCGACGATCGTGCCGTCCATGTCCCAGAGGACTGCGGCGGGGAGGGTGCTGGTCACGGGGCACGATTCTACGGGTGCCGACGCCGACGCTCCTGAGGGGCCTAGGGTGGAGGATCGGCGCCGGGACGGTCGGCGCCGGGAAGGACGGCGAGGCGTGACCCAGGGCTCGGGATTCGGCGACGGCCCCGTCGTCGTCGTCGCCTTCGAGGGCTGGAACGACGCGGGCGAGGCGGCCTCCGGCGTCGCCCGCGCCGCGCGCGACCAGCTCGACCTCGTGCCGACCAGCCGGATCGAGCCCGAGGACTACTTCGACTACCAGTTCAACCGCCCGAGCGTCGCGATCGACGAGCACGGGGAGCGGGTCCTCACCTGGCCCGAGGTCGTCCTCTGGGGACCGGCGCCGGACGCCCCCGACGAGGGCGTGCGGGTGCTGCTCGGCACCGAGCCCTCGCGCGGCTGGAAGACCTTCTCGGCCGAGATCGTCGACCAGCTCCTCGCGGTCGAGGCGCGCGCCGTCGTGT
The Homoserinibacter sp. YIM 151385 DNA segment above includes these coding regions:
- a CDS encoding FKBP-type peptidyl-prolyl cis-trans isomerase encodes the protein MRRIPALLTAAIVLTSLAACAPSGPGASAGCDAPLQPGAASETVTAEGGIGSDPETDFPSPLVTEGSQRSVLVEGDGDTLRDGDSASVVYSVYAADGTPLGSTGYEGDTLSFRDAGDSNSIDESIVCSAEGSRIALTTTAAEAFGEGVLSQSGVQDDATIVFVIDVVDRYLGKADGLNQLPEAGLPSVVTAPDGQPGITLPTPTPPDGELHAAVIKAGGGQAVAEGDQIVVKYTGWVWEQDPTSFDSAWERGVPTAFDLVASDGETQGGLISGFVKGLDGQKVGSQVLLVVPPEEGYGDSQAGSIAPGSTLVFVVDILGVVR
- a CDS encoding helix-turn-helix transcriptional regulator gives rise to the protein MPKDEQGAVRKPPRVPVEERLFSLVLALLATESGLTKHDILSTVQGYRQKYRASGDNANLERQFERDKDDIRDLGVPLETIETPGDAGNNQTLRYRIPRGEYELPADVRFSAEETALLGLAGMVWREGSISSESRRALLKLRGLGAGVETPLLGYAPRLRLRDAAFEPLSQALERHLVTRFPYLKPGEERARDREVVPLALVQYQGRWHFFAEETGTGAEKMFLLRRIVGPVALGRAAPPRPGDHGARALESLERVWDAGIAEVRVVPETDSARRLAKRRGASSLGEDTLRLHFVDLNILADELASFGPEVRVMSPPALVEAVVARLERSAADHG
- a CDS encoding helix-turn-helix transcriptional regulator; the encoded protein is MAERQQHLQARDKLAFLLALVPWLVDQHRVSVADAAAHFGMTEKAIREAVELIAVSGVPGDTSSYQHADLFDIAWDAFEDDDEIVITNLVAIDDAPRFSAREAAALLAGLQYLSSLPEYADRAAVDSLMAKLSRGASGLPSQVAVEEAAADASLAPVRDAIARGVQLEFDYLGARGGRERRRVDPLRLESVDADWYLRGWCHLRTALRTFRIDRISELVVVEEPIRHQPSELALPETLFTGAPEDIPVTLELSAAALPLIEDYLPDGAAATPLGERARVDFPISHLGALTRLVAGMPGSARVVEPADARTAVRDWAERALAQYR
- a CDS encoding HAD family hydrolase is translated as MTSTLPAAVLWDMDGTIVDTEPYWIRAEGELVREWGGTWSAEEGLQLVGSGLRDAAAVFQSRGVGLSIDEIVDTLTDRVHAQVVEVVPWRPGARELLASVRAVGIPTALVTMSLRRMALEVAEAVGPDAQGDPSFDLVVAGDDVERPKPDPAPYLLAAERLGIDPRDAVAIEDSKPGIASAVASGAVALAVPLHVALPESPAYTRWDGLEGRTVEDLAEIFAASRVAR
- a CDS encoding DEAD/DEAH box helicase, which codes for MSAREAARPSPSERYAASRARRGSPRLEAFRVGLAYDLDPYQLAACQTLEEGRSVLVAAPTGAGKTVVAEFAVYLAMFAPRDKVFYTTPMKALSNQKFQELQREYGADEVGLLTGDSNINSSARIVVMTTEVLRNMLYADSPLLRDLRYVVLDEVHFLADRFRGAVWEEVIIHLPQQVRMVSLSATVSNAEEFGDWLQAVRGDTDVIVSEERPVPLDQHVLVRSKMLDLFDSSGQAATNRVNPELARLAAAGGRQIRGRAGGDLRRIHHKDTGRRDFRNADRMDRAEVVRMLDDRNLLPAIFFVFSRIGCESAVTQVLRSGVVLTQAWEREEIREIAEERCRAIRDEDLGVLGYWDWLEGLERGVASHHAGLLPAFKEVVEELFQRKLLKVVFATETLALGINMPARTVVLEKLEKFNGEARVPITPGEYTQLTGRAGRRGIDVEGHSVIQWSTGLDPQAVASLASRRSYPLNSSFRPTYNMAVNLIEQFGRDRTREILESSFAQFQADRAVVDLARKVRSQQESLDGYAEAMRCHLGDFAEYAGIRRELTDLERKTGKQDQAGRGERDRRQRHMTELRKRMRQHPCHSCSDREAHARWAERWWRLKRETDQISRQIRGRTGVIAKVFDRVSEVLLELGYLASGEHGLEVAAPGRTLRRIYGERDLLVAECLRRGAWTGLDAPALAAIAVSLVFEPRREDRGAGEGGLPKGRFRPAFEQTELIWAELSDLEEEHRLQGRDQPAAGLALATFRWAGGARLDSVLRDADLAAGDFVRWMKQAVDLLDQVSIVADGELGRTARLAIDSIRRGIVADSTVA
- the tatA gene encoding Sec-independent protein translocase subunit TatA, which gives rise to MGIFGNTFTGWHLVVVLLVILLLFGATRLPALARSLGQSTRIFRSEIKSMKDDKGEETAEGTADGVTRNEAGTTAAARDSAARDTGASSPGTDRS
- a CDS encoding tRNA (adenine-N1)-methyltransferase, translating into MSGTRRGPFQLGDRVQLTGPKGRMNTITLQTGQAFHTHRGVLQHEALIGLDDGSVVESSNGDRYLALRPLLSDFVMSMPRGAAIVYPKDAAQIVAQADIFPGASVVEAGVGSGALSLWLLRAIGSEGRLRSFERREEFATIARANVESFLGEEPANWSVEVGDLADTLPQSAEPGTVDRVVLDMLAPWECIDAVSEALAPGGLLICYVATVTQLSRVTEAIRRTGGYTHPDPFETLVRGWHVEGLAVRPDHRMVGHTGFLVTARRLAPGAELPELKRRASKSEYEDADVEVWTPGALGERTRSDKRLRRVVRDAEGMAERTARRPGGDGPLPPSQ
- the tatC gene encoding twin-arginine translocase subunit TatC, with protein sequence MATRFQRRARNPEGRMSLGAHLVELRKRLFRSAIAVVVGTVAGFLLFDLVWAYLSTPISVIEDAKTGQVSVNYAGIATAFDIRFQIALTVGIVISSPFWLYQIFAFLVPGLSRREKRFTFGFFFSAVPLFLSGCAAGFLVMPHIVELMNTFVPEGGTSYYDAKYFIDFILKLVLATGVAFVLPVFLVLLNFMGVLSAAGIIKGWRWAILTITLFTATATPAADIVSMFMLAIPMVALYFAAYFVAYFHDKAVARRAERIDASLAAEA